A single Pelotomaculum isophthalicicum JI DNA region contains:
- a CDS encoding hemoblobin-interacting domain-containing protein, whose product MSSAKSKTWRVLLSVVFVMAMLFSYGPAANADESTVVTVGAVTGEPGTEIQVPVYLNSTGNVAVGQFDMYYDSALLTYTGYSRGDLVASTSHSFIVSNPSTGPKRTRVIISSNPKVAIPAGSGTLIILKYQVAAGAQPGQSCTLQLVHNPPTSTLKLNEVNNAVIPATWHDGQFSITGGPIALSVDPAAVTLNVGATRAVSATVNPNDAGLSYASSDTGVATVSAYGLISAVAPGVADITVTAAKAGYTTATATVAVTVVDAAPTWPAGAALTAAATGGSVNLSWPAAAGGAGVTGYQVCRDGSLLATVTSTVYTVDGLAPGKYYFTVRAVDTAGNLSAALSASAAPGLANGYITTVAGNGTLGYSGDNGPATAAQLNLPNGMAMDAAGNLYIADSENNRVRVVAAADGVRCGIAMTAGNIYTVAGTGNRGCSGDNGPAAGAQLNLPNSVAVDSAGNLYIADTDNHRVRMVAAADSTRYGIAMTAGKIYTVAGTGAAGYSGDGGPAAGAKLSYPQGVTVDSAGNLYIADNQNHRIRRVSPNGAITTVAGNEIPGYSGDNGPATGAQLTSPSAVAVDTAGNLYILDSYYQRVRMVAAVSGTKYGINMTAGNIYTVAGIGIPGYSGDGGPATGAQLTSPSAVAVDTAGNLYIADGNRVRRVAPGGIITTVAGTGVSGCSGDGGPAGGAQLTGTRGVAVDAAGNLYIADSGNQRVRYVPSPVSSSYLATLTLSGSPALNYSGAPFTYDLSSLTLAGVGQNGAAFDLTGQTVTWALISGPATISGSTLTINGSGIVSVTARALGITSNTLSLTVTNNAGSQPPALAADITGNNVGQDIELTFTDDPAWRGAIGGISIGGAALGAGQYTIAAGKITVSGAIFATAGDYAVVITAAGYANASVTQTILPPGIKTPPALAFDYTGNTAGQDIELTFTDDPIWRGAINQVSVDGAALGAGQYTIAAGKITISGAVFPAEKNYAVVITATGYANAGVTQPIEEIALEIKGDGVENPVSYTMSHLRAMPQYEHLYSTINVFPSKNFYRARGVKVSDLLAPAGVKNDARQIKFMSLDSEMAYTAEFPLPQFFNEKRYYYPHFKDVTTADGDGDGWIPGDSSGAEEVESIIALTVSIGHTKPPADFSDIDNDFSFKSLIVGQRSVLEETNPSFVKYMKVIKVLTADLEKCPNPQADPGVLDGTMTVPAGTKVYLSAPPDSLNYRQIHYTTDGSTPDVSSLIYNWSGNSYNPSRNVPLEIRKSTTLKAIFIGDGKRGGLDSDVVTYHYHVDVAMPPDLVTDTTDNTVGWPVELAFHFGNPYVTDDADWRAGISEVSVDGVVLAAGQYSAGTPGKLTISGDVFTTAKDYTIVIKAAGYTDATVTQTVLESLSEPPALAADTTGNVTGCQVELTFTDDPAWRGAITGITVDGAALAAGQYSKDTAGKITITANVFTAARDYTIVIKATGYNDATVTQTITGLVVEKAPLLTWSGDPKTTQTVTWLMPQTFATAKVQYLEAAGFTGSFAGAQEAAAAGRAFGASGADNLFSVNLTGLEPGTRYVYRVGSGADWSGQYTFTTASDTDAFSFLYLGDVHAGYSAGWDGQWSGMLDSACAAHPGLKFSLQGGDLTNADDEAEYRQFLGAATGTFSRIPFMPALGNHDGAFYLDFFTLPENGPAGQKKRFYSFDYGNAHFAVLDSDSNGDAAAAEWLRQDLQDNHSQWKFVVFHKPAYYASDDGKTATYDAIRATWVPIFEQNGVDMAFVGHQHVYMRTKPMRDNQVQADGQGITYVMGVSGPKYYAAGEDYDYVAKEVANVSNYQVVSIDGGELTLTSVQADGQVIDTYQIDKNAGVPAPVWPDGSALTAAVSGSDVVLSWPAATGDGITGYRVYQDGNLLTTVADAVYSGTVTGAVYGDAYSYTVTGLAPGSYQFSVKAVNAAQKTSAALTAGVSITGSMDTMAPVWPEGGALTAAVSGSSVALSWPAAYDNTGVTGYRIYRGTALLATVTGTVHSYPITVLASGSYTFSVIAVDAAGNAGAPLTAGAVIANSPEVALTITGDGVATTKSYTLDQLAAMEQYQQVYSAINTWPSKKWYVGKGVKLRDLLSQAGMAENAKLIKITSQDGYAVTLTVQELLNDKRYYFPHLMDSGTGDGGGHIPGSPAGAVEVEPILGLASAEGTSNPAYMNDANALLLMLGQRAVTEQTGNLFAKYVKKIEVLTSAPPKWDNPRAVPDSGTVAAGTLVRLSNDNMDDDKIYYTTDGSDPTLDSPMYNWIASRWWDARKNVLDTINHPIEIRKNTVIKAITIGPGKENSDIVTFSYQVDVPLPPVLKANATNVIGQQVDLTFDDDAAWRAAISQLSVDGAALDSVQYSVYAGKITIIGDVFKTAKDYLIEINAAGYNDAAVTLTITESSGTVEPEPEPKDVVLTISGNGLAKDKKYTLAALQAMEQYQQVYSAINTWPSKKWYVGKGVKLRDLLNQAGAAGSMIRFTAKDGYQMTLTAKELLQDRRYYFPRFMDTGGGNGGGHLPGSPAGAVEVEPIIGLVSAEGSNNPAYMNDVNTPLLMLGQRAVTEQTGNLFVKNLCKIEVLTTSPSRWDSPKAEPGSGTVAAGTKVKLSNANMDDDKIYYTTDGSTPTLDSPMYNWIASRWWSARGEATVAEINHPIEITKDTTIKAVTIGPGKEDSDVVTFTYKVMEAPSSASGTITPEKGGAVSLGNEVVIELPPGAVTSNVDVKIDRIAAPPAAPAGFKLLGGVYEFSVGDQKNYSFTKSVTIKLIFDPKALSPGETPAVYYYDETEGQWVNLGGTVSGNYITVQVDHFTKFAVMVALPASVTVKIKLDKGGTVSLNDEAVLEIPAGALSGAGEVEVKIERLAAPPAAPAGFKLAGSVYECSVGGKSSYEFAKPATIKLSFDPGLVEPGNTPAVFCYDEAKGQWVKLGGVVSGKTITVPVDHCGRFAVLTAARVILTDIAGHWAEAAIEKLVAMGAVSGYPDGTFQPDNTITRAEFATVLVKAFKLEGKGGQTFADTAGHWAADAVAAAACHGIVRGYDTNTFAPDDLITREQMAAMVVKAARPAPAAGGLQFSDGGSISGWAREAVVTATGNGIIKGYEDRTFRPQDNATRAEAVTVIVNALNSIAPAAPAAPPATGAAAAVSQQ is encoded by the coding sequence TTGTCAAGCGCGAAAAGTAAAACATGGCGCGTCCTGCTCTCGGTAGTGTTCGTCATGGCCATGCTGTTCAGCTATGGTCCGGCGGCGAACGCCGACGAAAGCACGGTAGTGACTGTCGGCGCCGTCACCGGTGAGCCTGGAACAGAGATCCAGGTTCCGGTTTATTTGAATAGTACGGGTAATGTGGCAGTGGGTCAATTTGACATGTACTATGACTCCGCCCTGTTAACCTACACGGGCTACAGCAGGGGGGATCTGGTGGCTTCCACCAGCCATAGTTTCATAGTCAGCAACCCGTCTACCGGTCCCAAGAGAACGAGAGTTATTATTTCAAGCAATCCCAAGGTAGCGATCCCGGCCGGATCCGGCACCCTGATCATCTTGAAGTATCAGGTTGCGGCAGGCGCGCAGCCGGGTCAGAGCTGTACCTTGCAACTGGTACACAATCCGCCCACATCTACCTTGAAACTGAATGAAGTCAATAACGCGGTAATCCCCGCCACCTGGCACGATGGGCAGTTTAGCATAACCGGCGGCCCCATCGCCCTTAGCGTGGACCCGGCCGCCGTCACCCTGAATGTCGGCGCCACCCGGGCCGTCAGTGCCACGGTTAACCCGAACGACGCCGGACTGAGCTACGCTTCCAGCGACACAGGCGTGGCCACCGTCAGCGCCTACGGCTTGATCAGCGCCGTGGCCCCGGGCGTCGCCGACATCACCGTTACCGCCGCCAAGGCCGGCTACACCACGGCCACCGCCACCGTGGCGGTCACCGTGGTCGACGCGGCGCCAACCTGGCCCGCGGGCGCCGCCCTGACCGCCGCCGCCACCGGCGGCAGCGTGAACTTAAGCTGGCCCGCGGCCGCCGGCGGCGCGGGCGTCACCGGCTACCAGGTCTGCCGGGACGGCAGCCTGCTGGCCACCGTGACATCCACCGTCTACACCGTCGACGGCCTGGCCCCAGGCAAATACTACTTTACCGTGAGGGCCGTGGACACCGCCGGCAACCTCAGCGCGGCCTTATCCGCCAGTGCGGCGCCGGGCCTGGCCAACGGCTATATCACCACCGTGGCCGGCAATGGAACACTTGGCTACTCCGGCGACAACGGCCCGGCCACCGCTGCGCAGCTAAACCTGCCTAATGGCATGGCTATGGATGCCGCCGGCAACCTTTATATTGCAGATTCTGAAAATAATCGCGTCCGCGTGGTGGCGGCGGCTGATGGTGTCAGATGCGGCATCGCCATGACAGCCGGGAACATTTACACCGTGGCCGGCACCGGCAATCGAGGCTGCTCCGGCGACAACGGCCCGGCCGCCGGCGCGCAGCTAAACTTGCCTAATAGTGTTGCGGTGGACTCCGCCGGTAACCTCTACATCGCCGACACCGACAATCATCGTGTCCGCATGGTGGCGGCTGCTGACAGCACCAGATATGGAATCGCCATGACCGCCGGGAAAATCTACACCGTGGCGGGCACCGGCGCCGCCGGCTACTCCGGCGACGGCGGCCCGGCCGCTGGCGCAAAGCTAAGTTACCCTCAAGGAGTGACGGTGGATAGCGCCGGCAACCTCTATATCGCCGATAACCAAAACCATCGTATACGCCGGGTGTCTCCCAATGGTGCTATCACCACCGTGGCCGGAAATGAAATCCCTGGCTACTCCGGCGACAACGGCCCGGCCACCGGCGCTCAGCTTACCTCGCCTAGTGCTGTGGCGGTGGATACCGCCGGCAACCTCTACATTCTAGACAGCTATTACCAACGTGTTCGCATGGTGGCGGCGGTGTCCGGCACCAAATACGGCATCAACATGACCGCCGGGAACATTTACACCGTAGCCGGCATCGGTATTCCGGGCTACTCCGGCGACGGCGGCCCGGCCACCGGCGCTCAGCTTACCTCGCCTAGTGCTGTGGCGGTGGATACCGCCGGCAACCTCTACATCGCCGACGGCAATCGCGTTCGCCGGGTGGCCCCCGGCGGCATCATCACCACCGTGGCCGGCACCGGCGTCAGCGGCTGCTCCGGCGACGGCGGCCCGGCCGGCGGCGCGCAGTTAACAGGCACTAGGGGTGTGGCGGTGGACGCCGCCGGCAACCTCTACATCGCCGACAGCGGCAATCAGCGCGTCCGCTATGTGCCATCGCCGGTTTCTTCATCTTACCTGGCCACCCTCACCCTGAGCGGCAGCCCGGCCCTGAACTACAGCGGTGCCCCCTTTACCTACGACCTGAGCAGCCTCACCCTGGCCGGCGTTGGCCAGAACGGGGCGGCCTTCGACCTCACCGGCCAGACGGTCACCTGGGCGCTCATCTCCGGCCCAGCCACTATCTCGGGCAGCACACTGACCATCAACGGCAGCGGCATCGTGAGCGTCACCGCCCGGGCGCTCGGGATCACCAGCAACACCCTTAGCCTTACCGTCACCAACAACGCCGGTAGTCAACCCCCGGCCCTGGCCGCGGATATCACCGGCAACAATGTCGGCCAGGATATCGAGCTGACCTTCACTGACGACCCGGCCTGGCGTGGGGCCATCGGCGGGATCAGCATCGGAGGCGCGGCGCTTGGCGCCGGTCAATATACCATCGCTGCCGGCAAGATTACCGTCAGCGGGGCTATCTTCGCCACAGCCGGGGATTACGCCGTCGTGATTACAGCCGCCGGGTACGCGAACGCCTCCGTGACGCAGACGATACTGCCGCCCGGGATAAAAACGCCGCCCGCCCTGGCCTTCGATTACACCGGTAACACCGCCGGCCAAGATATCGAGCTGACCTTTACGGACGACCCGATCTGGCGGGGGGCGATCAACCAGGTTAGCGTCGACGGCGCGGCGCTCGGCGCCGGTCAATATACCATAGCGGCCGGCAAGATCACCATTAGCGGAGCCGTGTTCCCGGCGGAAAAAAATTATGCCGTCGTGATCACTGCTACCGGCTACGCGAATGCCGGCGTGACGCAGCCCATTGAAGAAATCGCGCTTGAAATCAAAGGGGACGGAGTGGAGAATCCCGTTAGCTATACAATGTCCCACCTCCGGGCCATGCCTCAATACGAGCATTTGTACAGCACTATTAACGTCTTCCCCAGTAAAAACTTTTACCGGGCCCGGGGAGTCAAAGTCAGCGACCTGCTCGCCCCGGCGGGAGTGAAAAATGATGCCAGGCAGATTAAATTTATGTCTCTGGATAGTGAAATGGCATATACAGCTGAATTTCCCCTGCCGCAGTTTTTTAATGAAAAGCGCTATTATTACCCGCATTTCAAGGATGTAACCACCGCCGACGGCGACGGCGACGGGTGGATTCCCGGCGATTCATCTGGTGCGGAAGAGGTAGAGTCAATCATTGCACTAACAGTCAGCATTGGTCATACTAAACCACCTGCCGACTTTTCAGATATTGACAATGATTTCTCATTTAAGTCCCTGATTGTAGGGCAGCGGTCGGTTCTCGAGGAGACGAACCCTTCTTTTGTGAAATATATGAAGGTAATCAAGGTGCTCACCGCCGATTTGGAAAAATGTCCCAATCCGCAGGCTGATCCAGGCGTTCTAGACGGTACCATGACGGTGCCCGCCGGGACCAAGGTGTATCTGAGTGCTCCCCCGGATAGTCTAAATTATAGGCAAATTCATTACACCACGGATGGAAGCACCCCGGACGTGAGCAGCCTAATTTATAATTGGAGCGGCAATAGTTATAACCCATCACGAAACGTCCCCCTCGAAATCAGAAAGAGCACCACGCTTAAGGCTATCTTCATTGGCGACGGCAAGCGGGGCGGGTTGGACAGCGACGTGGTCACCTACCACTACCATGTCGACGTGGCCATGCCTCCGGACCTGGTGACCGATACCACCGATAATACGGTGGGTTGGCCGGTAGAGCTGGCCTTCCATTTCGGCAACCCATATGTTACCGACGACGCGGACTGGCGGGCGGGCATCAGCGAGGTCAGTGTAGACGGCGTGGTGCTGGCCGCCGGGCAGTATTCGGCCGGCACCCCCGGCAAGCTCACCATCAGCGGCGACGTGTTCACCACGGCTAAAGATTATACCATTGTGATCAAGGCCGCCGGCTACACCGACGCCACCGTGACCCAGACCGTCCTTGAGTCCCTGAGCGAGCCGCCCGCCCTGGCAGCGGACACCACCGGGAACGTAACCGGGTGCCAGGTGGAGCTGACCTTCACCGACGACCCGGCCTGGCGGGGGGCCATCACCGGGATCACCGTCGACGGTGCGGCCCTGGCCGCCGGGCAGTACTCAAAAGACACCGCCGGCAAGATCACCATCACGGCAAATGTGTTCACCGCCGCCAGAGATTACACCATCGTAATTAAAGCCACCGGGTACAACGACGCCACCGTGACCCAGACCATCACCGGGCTGGTGGTGGAAAAGGCGCCCCTTCTGACCTGGTCCGGCGATCCCAAAACCACCCAGACCGTCACCTGGCTGATGCCGCAGACCTTTGCCACGGCCAAAGTACAGTACCTGGAAGCGGCCGGCTTTACCGGCAGCTTTGCCGGCGCCCAGGAAGCGGCGGCCGCCGGCCGGGCCTTCGGCGCCTCCGGCGCGGACAACCTGTTTTCAGTCAACCTGACCGGCCTGGAGCCGGGGACGCGGTACGTCTACCGGGTCGGGTCCGGGGCGGACTGGAGCGGCCAGTACACCTTCACCACGGCTTCTGATACCGACGCCTTCTCCTTCCTGTACCTGGGCGACGTCCACGCCGGGTACAGCGCGGGCTGGGACGGCCAGTGGAGCGGGATGCTGGATTCAGCCTGTGCCGCGCACCCCGGCCTGAAGTTTTCCCTCCAGGGCGGGGATTTGACCAACGCGGACGACGAGGCGGAATACCGGCAGTTCCTCGGCGCGGCCACGGGAACATTCTCCCGGATTCCCTTCATGCCCGCTCTGGGGAACCACGACGGCGCCTTCTACCTGGATTTCTTCACCCTGCCGGAAAACGGCCCCGCCGGCCAGAAAAAAAGGTTTTACTCCTTTGACTACGGCAACGCCCACTTCGCCGTGCTGGACAGCGACAGCAACGGTGACGCGGCGGCCGCCGAGTGGCTGCGGCAGGACCTGCAAGACAATCACAGCCAGTGGAAGTTCGTGGTGTTCCACAAGCCCGCCTACTACGCCAGTGACGATGGGAAGACAGCCACATACGACGCCATACGGGCGACCTGGGTCCCCATCTTTGAGCAAAACGGCGTGGATATGGCCTTTGTCGGCCACCAGCACGTGTACATGCGGACCAAGCCCATGCGGGACAACCAGGTCCAGGCGGACGGGCAGGGCATCACCTACGTCATGGGCGTGTCGGGACCCAAGTATTATGCCGCCGGGGAAGATTACGACTATGTCGCCAAAGAAGTGGCCAATGTCAGCAATTACCAGGTCGTCAGCATTGACGGCGGCGAACTGACCCTGACCTCTGTCCAGGCGGACGGCCAGGTCATCGACACTTATCAGATCGACAAGAACGCTGGTGTCCCGGCCCCCGTCTGGCCCGACGGCAGCGCCCTGACCGCCGCCGTCTCCGGCAGCGACGTGGTCTTGAGCTGGCCCGCGGCAACCGGCGACGGCATAACCGGTTATCGGGTCTACCAGGACGGCAACCTGCTGACCACCGTCGCAGATGCCGTTTACAGCGGCACCGTCACCGGGGCTGTATACGGCGACGCTTATAGCTATACCGTAACCGGGCTGGCGCCCGGCAGCTACCAGTTCAGCGTCAAGGCGGTAAATGCCGCCCAAAAAACCAGCGCGGCCCTGACCGCCGGAGTCAGCATCACCGGCTCCATGGACACCATGGCACCCGTATGGCCGGAAGGCGGCGCCTTAACCGCCGCCGTCTCCGGCAGCAGCGTGGCCTTGAGTTGGCCCGCGGCGTATGACAACACGGGCGTCACCGGCTACCGGATTTACCGGGGTACGGCCTTGCTGGCCACCGTCACCGGGACCGTGCACAGCTACCCGATCACCGTGCTTGCCTCCGGCAGCTATACTTTCAGTGTTATAGCAGTTGACGCCGCTGGCAACGCCGGCGCGCCCCTGACCGCCGGCGCCGTGATTGCCAACAGTCCGGAAGTGGCGCTGACCATCACCGGAGACGGGGTGGCGACGACCAAAAGCTACACCCTGGACCAGCTTGCGGCCATGGAGCAGTACCAGCAGGTATACAGCGCGATCAACACCTGGCCCAGCAAGAAATGGTACGTGGGCAAAGGAGTCAAATTAAGAGACCTGCTTAGCCAGGCGGGGATGGCGGAAAACGCCAAGCTGATTAAAATTACCTCGCAAGACGGCTACGCAGTAACCCTGACGGTGCAGGAACTGCTTAACGACAAGCGCTATTACTTCCCGCACCTGATGGATAGCGGCACCGGCGACGGCGGGGGGCACATACCCGGCTCCCCCGCGGGCGCGGTGGAAGTGGAGCCCATTCTCGGCCTGGCCAGCGCCGAGGGCACCAGCAACCCCGCCTATATGAACGACGCGAACGCCCTGCTGCTGATGCTGGGGCAGCGGGCGGTCACCGAGCAGACAGGCAATCTATTCGCCAAATATGTAAAGAAAATCGAAGTGCTTACCAGCGCCCCGCCTAAATGGGACAACCCCCGGGCAGTACCGGACAGCGGCACGGTGGCCGCGGGCACCCTGGTCAGACTAAGCAATGACAACATGGACGACGACAAAATTTACTACACCACGGACGGCAGCGACCCGACCCTGGACAGCCCGATGTACAACTGGATAGCCAGCCGGTGGTGGGATGCCCGAAAGAATGTTTTGGACACCATCAATCATCCTATCGAAATCAGAAAGAACACTGTCATCAAGGCCATAACCATCGGCCCCGGCAAAGAGAACAGCGATATCGTCACCTTCAGCTACCAGGTTGACGTTCCCCTGCCCCCGGTATTAAAGGCGAATGCGACGAATGTAATCGGCCAGCAGGTGGATCTGACCTTTGACGACGACGCGGCCTGGCGGGCGGCCATCAGCCAGCTCAGCGTCGACGGCGCGGCCCTGGACTCCGTGCAATATTCAGTATACGCCGGCAAGATCACCATCATTGGAGATGTGTTCAAGACAGCCAAGGATTATCTCATTGAGATCAATGCCGCCGGGTACAATGATGCCGCCGTGACGCTGACGATCACGGAAAGTAGCGGTACAGTAGAGCCTGAGCCCGAACCCAAAGACGTGGTGCTGACCATCAGCGGAAACGGGCTGGCAAAAGACAAGAAGTACACCCTGGCCGCTCTCCAGGCCATGGAACAGTACCAGCAGGTATACAGCGCGATTAACACCTGGCCCAGCAAGAAGTGGTATGTGGGGAAAGGGGTCAAATTGAGAGACCTGCTCAACCAGGCGGGGGCGGCCGGAAGCATGATCAGATTCACCGCCAAAGACGGCTATCAAATGACTCTCACCGCTAAGGAGTTATTACAAGACAGGCGTTATTATTTCCCGCGTTTCATGGACACCGGCGGCGGCAACGGTGGGGGGCATCTGCCGGGCTCCCCGGCGGGGGCGGTGGAGGTGGAGCCCATCATCGGCCTGGTCAGCGCCGAGGGCTCAAACAACCCGGCCTATATGAACGACGTGAATACCCCGCTGCTGATGCTGGGACAGCGGGCGGTCACCGAGCAGACCGGTAATTTATTTGTAAAAAATTTGTGTAAAATCGAAGTTCTCACCACCAGCCCGTCCAGGTGGGACAGCCCGAAAGCGGAGCCGGGCAGCGGCACGGTGGCCGCGGGCACCAAGGTCAAGCTGAGCAACGCCAACATGGACGACGACAAGATTTATTACACCACGGACGGCAGCACGCCGACCCTGGACAGCCCGATGTACAACTGGATTGCCAGCCGGTGGTGGTCAGCCCGGGGAGAAGCCACAGTGGCCGAAATCAATCACCCTATCGAAATAACCAAGGACACCACCATCAAAGCCGTCACCATCGGCCCCGGCAAGGAGGACAGCGATGTCGTCACTTTCACTTACAAGGTTATGGAAGCTCCCTCCAGCGCGTCCGGCACCATCACGCCCGAAAAAGGAGGCGCCGTGAGCCTCGGGAATGAAGTTGTCATTGAGTTACCCCCCGGCGCGGTCACCAGCAATGTGGATGTAAAAATAGACCGCATCGCCGCGCCGCCCGCCGCGCCCGCCGGCTTCAAGCTGCTCGGCGGCGTGTACGAGTTCAGCGTGGGCGATCAGAAAAACTACAGCTTTACCAAAAGCGTGACCATCAAGCTAATCTTCGATCCCAAGGCTCTTAGCCCCGGCGAGACCCCGGCCGTCTACTACTACGACGAGACTGAAGGCCAGTGGGTCAACCTGGGCGGCACCGTGTCCGGCAATTACATCACCGTGCAGGTGGATCACTTCACCAAGTTTGCCGTAATGGTTGCCCTGCCTGCCAGCGTAACGGTGAAAATCAAGCTGGACAAAGGCGGCACGGTAAGCCTCAACGATGAAGCCGTCCTGGAAATACCCGCCGGAGCCCTCAGCGGAGCCGGTGAGGTGGAAGTAAAAATCGAGAGATTGGCCGCGCCGCCCGCCGCGCCCGCCGGTTTCAAGCTGGCCGGCAGCGTGTACGAGTGCAGCGTGGGCGGCAAGAGCAGCTACGAATTTGCCAAGCCGGCGACCATCAAGCTCAGCTTCGACCCCGGCCTGGTCGAACCGGGCAATACCCCGGCCGTTTTCTGCTACGACGAGGCCAAGGGCCAGTGGGTCAAGCTCGGCGGCGTTGTGTCCGGCAAGACCATCACCGTGCCGGTGGACCACTGTGGCAGGTTTGCCGTGCTGACCGCCGCGAGAGTGATCCTGACCGACATCGCCGGCCACTGGGCGGAGGCCGCCATTGAAAAACTGGTGGCCATGGGCGCCGTCAGCGGATACCCCGACGGCACCTTCCAGCCCGACAACACCATTACCCGGGCAGAATTTGCCACCGTGCTGGTGAAGGCGTTCAAGCTGGAGGGCAAGGGCGGTCAAACCTTTGCCGACACTGCCGGTCACTGGGCCGCGGACGCCGTGGCCGCGGCCGCCTGTCACGGCATCGTCAGGGGCTACGACACCAACACCTTTGCCCCGGACGACCTGATCACCCGCGAGCAGATGGCCGCGATGGTCGTCAAGGCGGCCAGGCCGGCCCCGGCGGCGGGAGGACTACAGTTTTCCGACGGCGGCAGTATTTCCGGGTGGGCCAGGGAAGCCGTGGTCACAGCGACCGGGAACGGGATCATCAAGGGGTACGAAGACCGCACCTTCCGGCCCCAGGACAACGCCACCAGGGCCGAGGCCGTGACGGTGATCGTGAATGCGTTGAACAGCATCGCCCCCGCCGCGCCGGCGGCGCCGCCGGCAACTGGAGCCGCGGCGGCGGTATCGCAACAGTAG
- a CDS encoding signal peptidase I yields the protein MAYFVWRLPRPGISGKMRLRSLLSWLALLAAGFQIIFQLAGGMVEGFGKSPSSFTFLGIASNILYVGACLAGTETARAYLINSLAKRRLHLKIGLLTLFFAALGLPFSAVGGFRTGFEFVKVAGSVILPGLTENVAASYLAYLGGPLPALIYRGALQSFIWFCPVLPDLSWTTKTLLGAFIPAFSLFMIHRIYLLESRELRKKNHAGENPAGWIITCVVSVLLVWFCVGIFPVFPSVVLSGSMMPVMYKGDIALVKKISGDEVRLGDVIDFRRDKMLITHRVIEIKENHGARVFRTKGDNNSGPDPDLVGPQQVRGKVVCTIPKIGWAALFAKTLAGMVKPGASPQGMEF from the coding sequence GTGGCTTACTTTGTCTGGCGGCTGCCCCGGCCGGGGATCTCCGGAAAGATGCGCCTGCGCTCCCTGCTGAGCTGGCTGGCGCTGCTCGCCGCCGGTTTCCAGATCATATTTCAACTGGCCGGCGGCATGGTGGAAGGTTTCGGCAAGAGTCCCTCGTCCTTCACGTTTCTGGGGATAGCCAGCAACATCCTCTACGTGGGCGCCTGCCTGGCCGGCACGGAGACGGCCCGGGCCTACCTGATCAACAGCCTGGCCAAGCGGCGCCTCCACCTGAAAATAGGATTACTGACGCTTTTTTTCGCGGCCCTCGGTCTTCCCTTCAGCGCGGTTGGCGGTTTCCGGACCGGCTTCGAGTTCGTCAAGGTTGCCGGAAGCGTGATCCTGCCGGGTCTCACCGAAAACGTTGCGGCCTCCTACCTGGCTTACCTGGGCGGCCCGTTGCCGGCCTTGATTTACCGCGGCGCGCTCCAGTCCTTTATCTGGTTTTGCCCGGTTTTGCCCGACTTGAGCTGGACGACCAAGACCCTGCTGGGCGCCTTTATCCCGGCCTTCAGCCTGTTCATGATCCACCGGATCTACCTGCTGGAGTCCAGGGAACTGAGGAAAAAGAATCATGCCGGGGAAAATCCGGCCGGTTGGATCATCACCTGTGTCGTTTCGGTACTGCTGGTCTGGTTTTGCGTAGGCATATTTCCCGTCTTTCCGTCGGTGGTTTTAAGCGGCAGCATGATGCCCGTGATGTATAAGGGCGACATCGCCCTGGTCAAAAAGATTTCGGGAGACGAGGTCAGGCTGGGTGATGTGATTGATTTTCGCCGGGATAAGATGCTGATTACCCACCGGGTGATTGAAATTAAGGAAAACCATGGCGCCAGGGTTTTCCGGACCAAGGGCGACAACAACAGCGGGCCGGACCCGGACCTGGTCGGCCCGCAGCAGGTGAGGGGCAAAGTGGTTTGTACAATCCCGAAAATCGGTTGGGCCGCTTTATTTGCCAAGACGCTGGCCGGGATGGTCAAACCGGGTGCGAGTCCCCAGGGGATGGAATTTTAA